One region of Etheostoma spectabile isolate EspeVRDwgs_2016 chromosome 21, UIUC_Espe_1.0, whole genome shotgun sequence genomic DNA includes:
- the LOC116671015 gene encoding tripartite motif-containing protein 35, whose product MASRLEEDFCCPACHDFFRDPVLLSCSHSFCKACLQRWWSAKLSQECPVCRTVSQCSDPPRNLALRNLCEAFLREKGSQGVSSGSVTLCPLHSEKFRLFCLDHQQPVCLVCRDAKIHTDHRFRPIDEAAQDRREELRKALKASQDQLKVFNDVKVNLDQTAEHLKVQSRHTERQIQEEFRKLHRFLEEDEEARLAALREEEEQKSRRIKEKMEAVSREIAALSDSVRATEEQLRAEDVSFLINYKAAAARVRQRPQLEDPQLLSGALIDVVKHLGNLTFHIWNKMKGVVPYSPVILDPNTAYPELILSGDLTSVRRGKIQRLPENPERFEYWDSVLGSGFNSGTHSWDVEVGDNKEWELGVLAESVGRKGFVGSTAWSVDFSDAGYRAYSPTDKYTDLPVRGKLRRIRVHLDRDQGRLSFSDPDTHTHIHTFTHTFTEKVCPYLCTRNELPLKILPAEISVIIKS is encoded by the coding sequence TGCCACGACTTCTTCAGAGATCCTGTCCTCCTGTCATGCAGCCACAGCTTCTGTAAAGCCTGTCTGCAGAGATGGTGGAGCGCCAAACTGTCCCAAGAGTGTCCAGTTTGTCGGACAGTGTCTCAATGCAGCGATCCACCCCGTAACCTGGCGTTGAGGAACCTGTGCGAGGCCTTTTTGCGAGAGAAAGGGAGTCAGGGAGTCTCATCGGGGTCAGTGACTCTCTGCCCTCTGCACTCTGAGAAGTTCAGACTCTTCTGTCTGGACCATCAGCAGCCGGTGTGCCTCGTCTGCCGAGACGCAAAGATACACACCGACCACAGGTTCAGACCCATCGACGAAGCGGCCCAGGATCGCAGAGAGGAGCTCCGGAAAGCCCTGAAGGCTTCACAGGACCAGCTTAAGGTTTTTAACGACGTCAAGGTGAACTTGGACCAAACAGCGGAACACTTAAAGGTCCAGTCTCGACACACAGAGAGGCAGATTCAGGAAGAGTTCAGGAAGCTTCATCGGTTTCtagaggaggacgaggaggccCGGTTGGCTGCgctgagggaggaagaggagcagaagAGTCGGAGGATAAAGGAGAAGATGGAGGCTGTGAGCAGAGAGATAGCGGCTCTTTCAGACTCAGTCAGAGCCACGGAGGAGCAGCTGAGAGCTGAAGACGTCTCGTTCCTGATCAACTACAAGGCCGCGGCTGCAAGAGTCCGGCAGCGGCCCCAGCTGGAGGATCCACAGCTGCTCTCGGGAGCTCTGATAGATGTTGTGAAACATCTGGGCAATCTAACCTTCCACATCTGGAACAAGATGAAAGGCGTGGTGCCCTACAGTCCTGTGATTCTGGACCCAAACACTGCCTATCCTGAACTCATTCTGTCTGGGGATCTGACCAGCGTGAGACGTGGAAAGATACAGCGGCTTCCTGAAAACCCAGAAAGGTTTGAGTACTGGGACTCCGTCCTGGGCTCCGGATTTAACTCGGGGACTCACAGCTGGGACGTCGAGGTCGGGGACAACAAAGAATGGGAACTGGGGGTGTTAGCCGAGTCTGTTGGTAGGAAAGGATTCGTGGGGTCCACAGCCTGGAGTGTAGACTTCAGTGATGCCGGGTACAGAGCGTACTCGCCGACGGATAAATACACCGATCTCCCAGTCAGGGGGAAGCTCCGGAGGATCAGAGTCCATCTGGACCGGGACCAAGGGAGGCTGTCATTCTCTGATCccgacactcacacacacatacacaccttcacacacactttcactgagAAAGTGTGCCCATACCTTTGCACCAGGAATGAACTCCCTCTCAAAATATTGCCTGCAGAGATCtctgtaataataaaaagttaG